Proteins encoded within one genomic window of uncultured Desulfobacter sp.:
- a CDS encoding dynamin family protein, protein MTDYEKQKKATFSLIEQTKNLAADFKQEEISDRIMEIQKHLLDETLFVVVCGEFKQGKSSLINAFLDEPGLCPVDIDIATNMVSTIGYGAIEKISVLTGKRGEEKAKEISRKEISDYGTEQKNRGNIKEARLINLEIPNPHLKENLVLVDTPGVGGLNADHTDLTFAFIPNADAILFVSDAMAPFSAVELDSIQKIYQHCKKIIFVMTKIDSITDYESVLENNKKKLVQVLGIEEEKIVVIPVSSLAKTDYIQSKDVEDLEDSNFTQLEETLWGMINRQKGAMLLMGTLHRIGNELWFLKRPLQAEFESYQKENKAELENQKNEFTKSKERLNDLLESNAEWRTLLSDGLQDLRRHMTSQFQEGFMKIRHGVHKDLGNPQMIQNPQKVLQKCEYDIDSLMTTLGRNLRQMAQSLHSSIEESSQLDLSNYDTTALSLKKTRSSALVSSTQKDPEGDDVCHQNDLWQNSRTAVRGGLFNFHAGAFVGGLVGVVLGAGVGLLSGGVAIVPGAIIGAKMGAGLGAVGGFASGAKEALEQIKEKDQNKAKQKISGIMNQFLEESQNRLLQTFTDVITQLERSMRDEFSRQLKQEKSSIEEALKRIQHTGTLTRKQAQKKSAEVKVSLNKIDTVLHKLESISNEVLRTTSPEPEKKSSDFGDWANA, encoded by the coding sequence ATGACTGATTATGAAAAACAGAAAAAAGCAACATTTTCACTGATTGAACAGACAAAGAATTTAGCGGCGGATTTCAAGCAGGAAGAGATATCCGACCGGATAATGGAAATTCAAAAACATCTGTTGGATGAAACCCTGTTTGTTGTGGTTTGCGGTGAATTTAAACAGGGAAAATCCAGTCTGATTAATGCATTCCTTGATGAGCCCGGCCTGTGTCCTGTTGATATTGATATTGCCACCAATATGGTTTCTACTATTGGATATGGGGCTATAGAGAAGATATCGGTGTTGACCGGTAAAAGAGGGGAAGAAAAAGCAAAAGAAATCTCAAGGAAAGAGATCTCAGATTATGGAACCGAGCAGAAGAATAGAGGTAATATTAAGGAGGCCCGGCTCATTAATCTGGAAATTCCAAATCCTCACCTGAAGGAGAATCTGGTTCTGGTGGATACCCCTGGTGTGGGCGGTTTGAATGCAGATCATACAGATCTCACCTTTGCATTTATTCCCAATGCAGACGCCATCCTTTTTGTCAGTGATGCAATGGCACCATTCTCTGCAGTTGAACTGGATTCCATTCAAAAAATTTATCAGCATTGTAAGAAGATTATTTTTGTTATGACAAAGATTGACAGTATTACGGATTACGAATCCGTGCTTGAAAATAACAAAAAAAAGCTGGTGCAGGTCCTTGGCATAGAAGAAGAGAAAATAGTCGTTATTCCGGTATCCTCCCTTGCAAAAACAGATTATATTCAGTCTAAGGATGTTGAAGATCTGGAAGACAGTAATTTTACCCAATTAGAGGAAACCCTCTGGGGCATGATAAATCGGCAGAAGGGAGCCATGCTTTTAATGGGAACCCTGCATAGGATCGGCAATGAACTCTGGTTTTTAAAACGACCCCTTCAGGCAGAGTTCGAGAGTTATCAAAAAGAAAATAAAGCTGAACTGGAGAATCAAAAGAACGAATTCACAAAATCAAAAGAGCGGCTCAATGACTTGCTTGAGAGCAATGCCGAATGGAGAACGCTTTTAAGTGACGGGCTCCAGGATTTAAGACGACATATGACCTCTCAATTCCAGGAGGGGTTTATGAAAATTCGGCATGGCGTCCATAAGGATCTAGGTAATCCTCAAATGATACAAAACCCTCAAAAAGTGCTGCAAAAGTGCGAATATGATATCGATTCTCTTATGACCACCCTGGGCCGAAACCTCAGACAAATGGCCCAAAGCCTTCACTCTTCAATTGAAGAATCCAGTCAGTTGGATCTTTCCAATTATGACACAACAGCCCTTTCTTTGAAAAAAACAAGATCTTCTGCCCTCGTTTCTTCTACACAAAAAGATCCGGAAGGAGATGACGTATGCCATCAAAATGACTTGTGGCAAAATTCAAGAACTGCGGTCAGAGGTGGGCTGTTTAACTTCCATGCAGGCGCCTTTGTCGGCGGGCTCGTTGGGGTTGTTCTCGGCGCAGGCGTGGGGTTATTGTCCGGTGGCGTTGCCATTGTTCCCGGGGCAATAATCGGGGCCAAGATGGGTGCAGGCCTTGGTGCGGTTGGCGGATTTGCTTCAGGGGCAAAAGAGGCTCTCGAACAGATTAAAGAAAAAGATCAAAACAAGGCAAAACAAAAAATATCCGGCATAATGAATCAATTCCTTGAAGAGAGTCAAAACCGGCTTTTACAAACCTTTACCGATGTTATTACCCAATTGGAACGGTCCATGCGGGATGAGTTTTCCCGTCAGTTGAAACAGGAAAAAAGCAGCATTGAAGAAGCATTGAAAAGGATTCAGCATACCGGTACGCTTACCCGTAAACAGGCGCAAAAAAAATCAGCAGAAGTAAAGGTCTCCCTCAATAAAATAGATACCGTCCTCCATAAGCTTGAATCCATCTCAAATGAGGTTTTACGCACAACATCCCCTGAACCGGAAAAGAAATCCTCGGATTTTGGAGACTGGGCAAATGCATGA
- a CDS encoding Hsp70 family protein translates to MQIGIDFGTFYSSAAIMIGDTIKLVKDPVQHGYSFPSSIFVTENNDVLIGHAAENQRFKDLTRYRREFKRELGHNVPIVLGDKSFQVEDMVSEVLNRLKIEAELLTETPLKKAVITVPAMYAHYKKELMEKAGQRAGLEVSLLEEPIAAVNYYNWQSGQNTKPLDEEITLAFDFGGGTFDVALVKRNADHHKLLAMPTGLEYCGGLDFDRKIFEDLKSKCSDGLRNALEGQDSRAVKLRFMTAQWCREIKHQLSEVKDAEILIPIGEMESYRLSRDEFNGMIEPMVMEAIHLSSDLVKKAGLTWEGVDQILLVGGSCRVPLIHDLLASYTQRPILQVDDPEFAVCQGAALYGMKVKKTEPPPPISTPARKSDPVKSSDWTGCKQWWQTFGREIDPGESGSPAFINYDELAEFILKTLHNTELELYITPAIPPNKLTNASETCHVPDGETILGLIDCTFLGSAKKAIIFGGKAIYFHSHVNETIENDGDTIVQVNYSTDYVRYDRFPECIFKKIDTQLSLGGKMFNPEFNGELILDILVRIRRHIVEMNKAAPHEKDSLKNKSEQKQAVPSREKILQILKKNKDHNLFISPGIPPRKVTNASQSCGLPKDETILGIMDCTFFGSAANAMIFGEKGIYFHSDNVFYPINGENGDEQKYKSVTETGFRMYKDFKSETIILNEGQIEFSNTQRFNTDIADCDATFQILKDIQDEVNAKIEIIADLIACLKSRK, encoded by the coding sequence ATGCAAATAGGTATAGATTTTGGAACATTTTATTCCAGCGCAGCCATTATGATTGGGGATACTATTAAATTGGTAAAGGATCCTGTCCAACATGGCTATTCTTTTCCATCCAGTATTTTTGTCACTGAAAACAATGACGTCCTGATCGGGCATGCTGCCGAAAATCAACGGTTCAAAGACTTAACCCGCTATAGACGGGAATTCAAACGGGAGTTGGGGCATAATGTTCCGATTGTTCTGGGTGATAAAAGTTTCCAGGTAGAAGATATGGTTTCTGAAGTTTTAAACCGTTTGAAAATTGAAGCAGAGCTTTTGACTGAGACGCCTCTCAAAAAGGCTGTCATAACAGTCCCGGCCATGTATGCCCACTATAAAAAAGAGTTGATGGAAAAAGCAGGGCAACGTGCAGGGTTGGAAGTCTCGCTTTTAGAGGAACCCATTGCTGCTGTTAATTATTACAACTGGCAATCGGGGCAAAACACCAAGCCATTGGATGAAGAAATAACTCTTGCATTTGATTTCGGAGGTGGCACCTTTGATGTCGCCCTTGTAAAAAGAAATGCCGATCACCATAAACTACTGGCTATGCCTACGGGATTAGAGTATTGCGGCGGCCTTGATTTTGACCGCAAGATTTTTGAAGACTTAAAATCCAAATGCAGCGATGGATTGCGAAATGCGCTTGAAGGCCAGGACAGCAGGGCTGTGAAACTAAGGTTTATGACGGCCCAATGGTGCCGGGAAATCAAACATCAGCTCAGTGAGGTAAAGGACGCAGAAATTCTGATTCCTATCGGAGAGATGGAAAGTTACCGCCTTAGCCGTGATGAATTTAATGGAATGATCGAACCTATGGTTATGGAAGCTATTCATTTGAGTTCAGATCTGGTTAAAAAGGCCGGGCTTACATGGGAGGGGGTAGACCAGATCCTTTTGGTAGGAGGAAGCTGCAGGGTACCCTTAATCCATGATCTTTTGGCATCGTACACACAAAGACCCATTCTCCAGGTGGATGATCCTGAATTTGCCGTATGCCAGGGTGCGGCTCTTTATGGGATGAAAGTAAAGAAAACAGAGCCCCCTCCCCCTATTTCCACACCTGCCCGGAAAAGTGATCCCGTTAAATCCAGCGACTGGACTGGGTGTAAACAATGGTGGCAAACTTTTGGCCGGGAAATTGATCCAGGCGAATCCGGCTCCCCCGCTTTTATCAATTATGATGAGCTGGCTGAATTCATTTTAAAAACCTTACACAACACCGAGCTTGAACTTTATATCACTCCGGCAATCCCTCCAAATAAACTTACCAATGCAAGCGAGACCTGCCATGTTCCGGATGGGGAAACAATTTTGGGCTTGATCGACTGCACTTTTTTGGGATCAGCTAAAAAAGCCATAATCTTTGGCGGAAAAGCCATATATTTTCACAGTCATGTAAATGAGACTATTGAAAACGATGGTGATACCATTGTGCAGGTCAATTATAGTACGGATTATGTCAGATACGACCGGTTTCCGGAATGCATTTTCAAAAAAATCGACACCCAACTTAGTCTTGGGGGTAAGATGTTCAATCCTGAATTTAACGGTGAATTGATATTAGACATATTAGTGCGCATAAGAAGGCATATTGTTGAGATGAATAAAGCTGCCCCCCACGAAAAAGACAGTCTAAAAAATAAATCTGAACAAAAACAGGCCGTCCCTTCCAGAGAAAAAATTTTACAAATCCTTAAAAAAAATAAGGACCATAACCTCTTTATCAGTCCGGGTATCCCTCCCAGAAAAGTTACCAATGCAAGTCAATCATGTGGGCTCCCTAAAGACGAAACCATTTTAGGTATCATGGATTGTACTTTTTTCGGATCAGCTGCCAATGCCATGATTTTTGGGGAAAAAGGAATCTACTTTCACAGTGACAACGTATTCTACCCCATTAATGGGGAAAATGGTGATGAGCAAAAGTATAAGAGCGTGACGGAAACCGGATTCCGGATGTATAAAGATTTTAAATCTGAAACGATCATATTAAATGAAGGACAAATTGAGTTTTCTAACACCCAGCGGTTTAATACGGATATTGCGGATTGTGATGCCACTTTTCAAATTTTAAAAGATATTCAAGACGAGGTAAATGCCAAAATAGAAATAATTGCCGATTTAATCGCTTGTTTGAAGTCGAGAAAATAA
- a CDS encoding PAS domain-containing protein: MTSTLTISHKMTALIDSMHNPVFVIDESGSLAWCNRPGEQIMGQSRIELLGRQLTDILKKSMLHNILKTGKSESVQKIAIGGKTYVSNHTPILMGKKIVGAMAVLQNISELEHISTELTATRNLSNELTAIIESSFDGIYVTDGEARTIRLNKAYEKLTGLMTGLTCFLNNPKGSRW; the protein is encoded by the coding sequence ATGACCTCGACCCTTACCATATCCCACAAAATGACAGCGCTGATTGATTCCATGCACAACCCGGTGTTTGTGATTGATGAATCGGGCAGTCTGGCCTGGTGCAACCGGCCGGGCGAGCAGATTATGGGTCAGTCAAGGATTGAGCTGCTCGGCCGGCAGCTGACCGACATCTTAAAAAAATCCATGCTGCACAATATTCTGAAAACCGGCAAATCGGAATCGGTTCAAAAAATTGCCATTGGCGGCAAAACCTATGTATCCAATCACACGCCCATTCTCATGGGCAAAAAAATTGTCGGGGCCATGGCCGTACTCCAGAACATTTCCGAGCTTGAACATATTTCGACCGAACTTACGGCCACCAGGAATCTGAGCAACGAGCTTACCGCCATTATTGAATCCTCCTTTGACGGTATCTATGTCACGGACGGGGAGGCGCGAACCATCCGGCTGAACAAGGCCTATGAAAAACTCACGGGCCTGATGACGGGTTTGACCTGTTTTTTGAACAATCCCAAGGGGTCAAGGTGGTAA
- a CDS encoding PAS domain S-box protein, whose amino-acid sequence MPEKLPIMVFPVVLLALVPACASDSLVAASPNMAVLLTAVGMALLFGFLVCLIWTRALHRLVSKRTNELRQSELRYRSISEDMPIMICRFLPGGKLTYVNAAYSKYFAKTAETLIGSCFLSLIPEEDHKQVMDALSALTPESPSQSHEHRVHGSDGETRWHRWTNRALFDAQGKVVDFQSIGEDITEWKQTTERLSYVIQGINAGTWEWNVQTGEIIFNERWAEIIGYTLDEISPVSVETWTKFCHPDDIEESKWRLRMCFDGRAEYYNYESRMRHKNGEWIWALDRGKVITWTQDGKPEWMYGTHQDITQRKEAEAKLKANEAKLRLMIEQSPLGVCINDLDGTFISANPAYQKLTGYTEEELKKRTFFDLTHPDDLPESKRLFHGMTFKDAAPFRMKKKYIRKDGSEISVIIHTAPICDPSGAPLFGLAFIEDTTKRKKAKKEREELQGQLSQAQKMEAVGRLAGGVAHDFNNMLAIILGNTEMAMEYLDPEHPVHGDLKEIKKAAERSTNLVRQLLAFARKQTISPEVLDLNITVAGMIKMLKRLIGEDIDLVWLPGKNLWAVKIDPGQIDQILANLCVNARDAIAGVGKMTIETGNVSLDEAYCAVHAGFKPGEYAMLAVSDNGCGMDARTCNKVFEPFFTTKAQDKGTGLGLSTVYGAVKQNRGFINVYSEPDQGTTFRIYLPHHRTDDVPLPDQRSEILSGGAYETILLVEDEPPILKVTMRMLERNGYTVVAASTPGEAIELAHSYSGKIHLLMTDVIMPEMNGRDLAKNICNHYPDLKCLFMSGYTANVIAHHGVLAKDVNFIQKPFSKGDLTVKLREVLDKK is encoded by the coding sequence ATGCCTGAAAAATTGCCCATAATGGTATTTCCGGTCGTATTGCTTGCACTGGTGCCGGCATGCGCTTCGGATAGCCTGGTAGCTGCGTCCCCGAACATGGCGGTTCTTTTAACCGCTGTGGGGATGGCTCTGCTGTTTGGATTTCTGGTGTGCCTTATCTGGACGCGAGCGCTGCACAGACTGGTATCCAAGCGGACCAATGAGCTGCGCCAGAGTGAACTGCGTTATCGAAGCATATCCGAGGATATGCCCATAATGATCTGCCGTTTTCTGCCTGGCGGCAAACTGACCTATGTCAATGCGGCTTATAGTAAATATTTTGCCAAAACGGCAGAGACACTCATAGGCTCCTGTTTTTTGTCACTTATCCCCGAGGAAGACCACAAGCAGGTTATGGATGCGTTATCCGCCCTGACGCCGGAATCTCCGTCTCAGTCCCATGAACATAGAGTGCATGGATCCGATGGCGAAACCCGATGGCATCGTTGGACCAACCGGGCGCTGTTTGATGCCCAAGGAAAGGTCGTCGATTTCCAATCCATTGGTGAAGACATCACCGAATGGAAGCAGACAACGGAACGACTCTCCTATGTCATCCAGGGCATCAATGCGGGCACGTGGGAGTGGAACGTGCAGACCGGGGAGATAATATTCAACGAACGCTGGGCCGAAATTATCGGTTATACCCTGGACGAAATATCACCCGTATCTGTAGAAACGTGGACTAAATTCTGCCACCCCGACGATATAGAAGAATCTAAGTGGCGGCTACGGATGTGTTTTGACGGTCGTGCCGAGTATTATAACTATGAATCTCGTATGCGTCATAAAAACGGTGAGTGGATATGGGCCCTTGACCGTGGAAAAGTCATCACCTGGACCCAGGACGGCAAACCGGAATGGATGTACGGCACACATCAGGATATCACCCAACGAAAAGAGGCAGAGGCAAAGCTCAAAGCCAACGAGGCAAAACTGCGGCTGATGATCGAACAGTCACCTTTAGGTGTCTGCATCAATGATTTGGACGGCACTTTCATATCTGCCAATCCAGCATATCAAAAACTTACGGGTTATACCGAAGAAGAGCTCAAAAAACGTACATTCTTTGATCTAACGCATCCCGACGATCTCCCTGAAAGCAAGCGGCTTTTCCATGGCATGACCTTTAAGGACGCAGCCCCGTTCCGTATGAAAAAAAAATATATCCGTAAAGATGGCTCTGAAATTTCTGTCATCATCCATACAGCACCGATTTGCGATCCTTCTGGTGCACCGCTGTTCGGGCTGGCGTTTATTGAAGACACAACAAAGCGGAAAAAGGCCAAAAAAGAACGTGAAGAACTCCAGGGGCAGTTATCCCAAGCCCAGAAGATGGAAGCCGTGGGGCGTCTTGCAGGCGGTGTAGCGCACGATTTCAACAACATGTTGGCGATTATCCTCGGTAACACGGAGATGGCCATGGAATATTTAGATCCCGAGCATCCCGTTCATGGTGATCTCAAAGAAATAAAAAAAGCTGCCGAACGTTCCACCAATCTGGTCCGGCAACTGCTGGCCTTTGCCCGCAAACAAACCATATCTCCTGAAGTACTGGACCTGAACATAACCGTGGCGGGCATGATCAAAATGTTAAAACGGCTTATCGGCGAGGACATTGATCTGGTCTGGTTGCCGGGCAAGAACTTGTGGGCCGTCAAAATAGATCCCGGCCAGATCGACCAAATCCTGGCCAACCTGTGTGTCAATGCCCGGGACGCCATTGCAGGCGTAGGTAAAATGACCATTGAAACGGGCAATGTTTCATTGGATGAAGCTTACTGTGCCGTTCACGCAGGTTTTAAGCCTGGGGAATATGCGATGCTGGCAGTGAGCGACAATGGTTGCGGAATGGATGCCCGAACGTGCAACAAGGTCTTCGAACCCTTTTTCACTACCAAGGCACAGGACAAAGGCACCGGCCTTGGCCTGTCCACCGTATATGGCGCGGTCAAGCAAAACCGGGGATTTATTAACGTTTACAGCGAACCGGACCAGGGAACAACATTCAGAATCTATTTGCCTCACCACAGGACTGACGATGTCCCATTGCCGGACCAACGGTCGGAAATCCTATCCGGGGGGGCCTATGAGACAATTCTTCTGGTGGAAGACGAGCCGCCTATTCTAAAAGTAACCATGCGGATGTTAGAACGAAATGGATATACCGTGGTTGCCGCCTCAACCCCAGGGGAGGCCATAGAACTTGCCCATTCATACAGCGGCAAGATTCACCTGCTCATGACCGACGTAATCATGCCTGAAATGAACGGTCGCGATCTGGCCAAAAACATCTGTAATCACTATCCCGATCTCAAGTGTCTGTTCATGTCCGGATACACGGCTAACGTGATTGCACACCACGGTGTCTTGGCCAAGGACGTGAACTTCATTCAAAAACCGTTCTCCAAAGGTGACCTGACCGTCAAATTGCGGGAGGTGCTGGATAAAAAATAA
- a CDS encoding dynamin family protein: protein MHETLLKDEVEQIFQFAYTQIGETEPLQSLKHELYKFHEQLYQPMRVAVVGKIKTGKSTLMNALLGEKIVATGNKELTFNVNWLKYAENQSICVHFKDDAPPEFHSMEQLESLTRRNEARKDFLLRIKYLEVFYPNNVLKSFHLIDTPGLESFFVDDSKNTMDFLGLSPANVDEATQSAARGADAVLFLFNQSLANTDQSLMEEFHGDVLQGASPINAIGILNKIDAYWPSVDSPKSSGEKIARGLMDGHPSVKKLFYRIYPVCGLLAFGAKTLTQQEFETLLVLSKIQKTRFEKLLRNNKRFAFREYDDIPVSSQLRQALLERLGQYGINEAYRLVQSGVNNQEELCKALIELSGFQALLTCIQSHFGNRSFLIKLHNCFKQVKASCFKSYQTLSDTHRKTIDAINGKFEALESNQISFQEFQVLQSYYEGKLKFSNVEAEQLLAVTGEFGSSCWERLGGDENTSLDTLISTAEKYQQSWHNKANDFLDTDRRTIFAASILARSYQRVLFHLKEARRYLYI, encoded by the coding sequence ATGCATGAAACCCTGTTAAAGGACGAGGTCGAACAGATTTTTCAATTTGCATACACCCAAATTGGAGAGACAGAACCCCTTCAAAGCCTTAAACATGAGTTGTATAAATTTCATGAACAGCTGTATCAACCCATGCGGGTGGCTGTTGTCGGAAAAATCAAGACCGGAAAATCGACATTGATGAATGCCCTTTTGGGCGAAAAAATTGTTGCAACCGGTAATAAGGAGCTCACCTTTAATGTAAACTGGCTGAAATATGCAGAAAATCAAAGTATTTGTGTGCACTTTAAAGACGATGCACCACCGGAGTTCCACTCTATGGAGCAGTTGGAATCCCTGACACGCAGGAATGAGGCGAGAAAGGACTTTCTCCTTCGAATTAAGTACCTTGAAGTCTTTTATCCAAACAATGTCCTGAAATCATTTCATCTCATAGACACACCCGGTTTAGAATCTTTTTTTGTTGATGATTCTAAAAATACAATGGATTTTTTAGGTCTTAGTCCGGCAAATGTGGATGAGGCCACCCAGTCTGCTGCCAGGGGTGCTGATGCAGTTCTTTTCCTTTTTAATCAAAGTCTTGCCAACACGGATCAATCTTTGATGGAGGAGTTTCATGGCGACGTACTGCAAGGTGCATCACCCATCAATGCCATTGGTATTCTCAATAAAATTGATGCGTATTGGCCAAGTGTTGATTCGCCAAAGTCTTCCGGAGAAAAAATCGCCAGAGGATTGATGGACGGCCATCCATCCGTTAAGAAATTATTTTACAGAATTTATCCGGTATGCGGGCTTCTGGCATTTGGTGCAAAAACCTTAACGCAACAAGAATTTGAAACTCTTCTGGTTTTATCTAAAATACAAAAAACACGGTTTGAAAAGCTTCTTCGCAACAACAAAAGATTTGCGTTTCGGGAATATGACGATATCCCGGTATCTTCGCAGTTGCGGCAAGCCCTGCTGGAACGGCTGGGACAATATGGCATAAACGAGGCATACCGCCTTGTTCAATCCGGCGTAAATAATCAGGAGGAACTGTGTAAGGCATTGATTGAATTGAGCGGGTTTCAAGCACTGTTAACTTGTATTCAATCCCATTTCGGCAACCGTTCCTTTTTAATTAAACTGCACAACTGTTTTAAACAAGTAAAAGCAAGCTGTTTCAAGTCGTATCAAACGCTTTCTGACACCCATAGAAAAACAATTGATGCGATCAATGGTAAGTTTGAAGCACTTGAAAGTAACCAAATTTCTTTTCAGGAGTTTCAAGTTTTGCAGAGCTACTATGAGGGGAAACTCAAATTTTCCAATGTTGAAGCAGAGCAACTGCTCGCTGTTACCGGTGAGTTTGGTTCTTCCTGCTGGGAACGCCTGGGGGGGGATGAAAATACCAGCCTGGACACATTAATTTCTACTGCCGAAAAATATCAACAGTCTTGGCATAATAAGGCAAATGATTTCCTGGATACGGATCGTAGAACCATTTTCGCAGCATCAATCCTGGCACGTTCGTATCAGAGAGTTCTGTTCCATTTGAAGGAGGCCAGGAGATACCTTTACATTTAG
- a CDS encoding radical SAM protein, which translates to MRYNHIFGPVPSRRLGLSLGVDLVRHKTCSLDCIYCECGPTTDLTLKRAAYVPFYEVKAELAHYFDNHPDPDYVTFSGSGEPTLSPDIGRIIDFIKEKKPKIRVAVLTNATLLSDPAVRKDLNRADLVMPSLDAVTPETFEKINRPAGQLDIHEVIEGLKAFAGSFQGELWLEVFILPGVNDAKKELEPLGEIIREIKPTRVQLNTLDRPGAVAGLKPASKQDLDRVAGIINAANVEIIARVKDLTSGDQISDAKMEAMVIETIHRRPCTVEDLTAALNLEKGKLEILIKRLILENKIESVHQERGTFYQTIKRPL; encoded by the coding sequence ATGAGATATAATCATATATTCGGTCCGGTCCCTTCAAGGCGCCTCGGGCTTTCGTTAGGCGTAGATCTTGTCCGTCACAAAACTTGTTCACTGGATTGTATTTACTGCGAGTGCGGCCCGACCACCGACCTTACACTGAAGCGAGCGGCATATGTTCCCTTTTATGAGGTTAAAGCAGAATTAGCCCATTACTTTGACAATCATCCTGACCCGGACTATGTAACCTTTTCAGGGTCTGGAGAGCCTACCTTAAGTCCGGACATCGGCAGAATCATTGACTTTATCAAAGAAAAAAAGCCCAAAATCCGGGTGGCTGTACTGACCAATGCCACCTTGCTGTCAGACCCTGCTGTCAGAAAGGATTTAAACCGGGCCGATCTGGTTATGCCCTCCCTGGATGCCGTAACCCCCGAAACCTTTGAAAAAATCAACCGGCCTGCCGGACAGCTTGATATCCATGAGGTTATTGAGGGACTTAAAGCGTTTGCCGGGTCTTTCCAGGGAGAGCTGTGGCTGGAGGTGTTTATCCTGCCAGGGGTCAACGATGCAAAAAAAGAACTTGAACCCCTGGGCGAAATTATTCGGGAAATAAAGCCCACCCGGGTTCAGCTTAACACCCTGGACCGGCCCGGGGCTGTAGCAGGGCTTAAACCGGCTTCAAAACAGGACCTTGACCGGGTGGCCGGAATCATTAATGCGGCCAATGTGGAGATCATTGCTCGTGTAAAGGATCTGACATCAGGGGACCAGATCAGCGACGCAAAAATGGAAGCCATGGTTATTGAAACCATTCACCGCCGCCCCTGCACTGTAGAAGACCTGACTGCGGCGTTGAACCTTGAGAAAGGAAAACTTGAAATCTTGATAAAACGGCTGATCTTGGAAAACAAAATTGAATCAGTTCACCAGGAGCGGGGAACGTTTTACCAGACCATAAAAAGACCTCTGTAA
- a CDS encoding polyhydroxyalkanoic acid system family protein, whose translation MADININKSHSLEISDARARLEKMAGELQAQYGIKSAWTGNTAILSGTGLKKGRVELTDSVINVQITLGFLAKAMKGKVQEQVDIALDNALS comes from the coding sequence ATGGCTGATATTAATATCAACAAATCTCACAGTTTGGAAATAAGTGACGCCCGGGCGCGTCTTGAAAAAATGGCCGGTGAGCTTCAGGCCCAATACGGTATTAAGAGCGCATGGACCGGAAATACAGCAATTCTTTCCGGAACCGGGTTGAAAAAGGGTAGGGTTGAATTGACTGACAGCGTAATCAACGTTCAGATCACCCTGGGGTTTCTCGCCAAAGCCATGAAAGGCAAAGTCCAAGAGCAGGTAGACATCGCCTTGGATAATGCTCTCTCATAG